In Serratia sp. FDAARGOS_506, a genomic segment contains:
- a CDS encoding DNA translocase FtsK 4TM domain-containing protein — MSQEYTEDKEVTLKRLSSGRRLLEAVLIVVAIFAVYLMAALVSFNPSDPSWSQTAWHEPIHNLGGGVGAWLADTLFFTFGVLAYAIPPIMLVLCWAAYRQRGNRDYIDYFALSLRLIGTLALVLTSCGLAALNVDDLYYFASGGVIGSLLSNAMLPWFNGIGATLALLCVWAAGLTLFTGWSWLVIAEKIGGAVLGVATVMTNRSRREERYFEDDERYVDDEPEQAGKGAAAAVAATAAGAAAADDDVLFSAPSVTESAKAAAEDAADPLLSGLRADDGEVEADAASIAPAASPAPVVTAEIHEPVAAPIAAQAPSVTLAPAAPASVNQHPVSAPAQDATPPLYSFEIPEETPAPKATRPVDPYQDDDEPRLGNWQEPAASPQPARSPFDFTAAQRDSADASGAGGFSATGAKPQLDAAATAAAGAAAATFMPAFTATSDGNPQVKQGIGPELPRPNPVRIPTRRELASYGIKLPSQRAAEQEQRQAEAEPQQPTAVSPQEEEALQEAALRQAFAEQQSQRYGESYAPEQDDESALQEAELSKAFAEQQSQRYGEGYQQDDEEALQEATLRQAFAEQQQARYGQQEPAPQAPAASPVDTRNAFSFSPMADLVDDGPSEPMFTLSPQLEERIEQQSEQEDDVPFGQFEPAAPAAQPQQRYQQQPQQPQQPQPQQQQYQQPSPQQYQQHQQPVQQQSQQPQAEQHPAMDSLIHPFLMRNDLPLQKPTTPLPTLDLLTEAPREVEPVDSFALEQKARLVEASLADYRVKADVVDILPGPVITRFELDLAPGVKAARISNLSRDLARSLSTSAVRVVEVIPGKPYVGLELPNAKRQTVYLREVLDCPAFRDNPSPLSIVLGKDISGEPVVADLGKMPHLLVAGTTGSGKSVGVNAMILSILYKATPKEVRFIMIDPKMLELSVYEGIPHLLTDVVTDMKDAANALRWCVGEMERRYKLMSALGVRNLAGYNERVDQAEAMGRPIPDPFWKPTDSMDITPPVLEKEPYIVVMVDEFADLIMTVGKKVEELIARLAQKARAAGIHLVLATQRPSVDVITGLIKANIPTRIAFTVSSKIDSRTILDQGGAESLLGMGDMLYLAPNSSIPVRVHGAFVRDQEVHAVVKDWKARERPQYKEGILSGGEDGEGGAGGGMDGDEELDPLFDQAVDFVVDKRRASISGVQRQFRIGYNRAARIIEQMEAQGIVSEQGHNGNREVLAPPRHD, encoded by the coding sequence TTGAGCCAGGAATATACAGAAGATAAAGAAGTTACCCTGAAAAGACTCAGCAGTGGCCGGCGTTTGCTGGAAGCTGTGCTGATCGTGGTAGCAATTTTTGCCGTTTACCTCATGGCTGCGCTGGTCAGTTTCAACCCGTCTGACCCAAGCTGGTCGCAGACCGCGTGGCATGAGCCGATTCACAATCTGGGCGGCGGTGTTGGGGCCTGGTTGGCCGACACGCTGTTCTTCACCTTCGGGGTACTCGCCTACGCGATACCGCCGATCATGCTGGTTCTGTGCTGGGCGGCCTATCGCCAACGCGGCAACAGAGACTATATCGACTATTTCGCGCTCTCCCTGCGCCTGATCGGCACCCTGGCGTTAGTGCTCACCTCCTGTGGGCTGGCGGCGCTGAACGTTGACGATCTCTATTACTTCGCTTCCGGCGGCGTGATCGGCAGCCTGCTGAGCAACGCCATGTTGCCGTGGTTCAACGGCATCGGCGCCACGCTGGCGTTGCTGTGCGTGTGGGCAGCGGGGCTGACGCTGTTTACCGGCTGGTCCTGGCTGGTGATCGCCGAGAAGATCGGCGGGGCGGTATTGGGCGTCGCAACGGTGATGACCAATCGCTCGCGCCGCGAAGAACGCTATTTCGAGGATGACGAGCGTTACGTTGACGACGAGCCTGAGCAGGCAGGGAAGGGTGCCGCCGCAGCGGTTGCCGCGACCGCCGCCGGGGCAGCAGCCGCCGATGACGACGTGCTGTTCTCCGCGCCTTCGGTCACCGAAAGCGCGAAAGCGGCGGCAGAAGACGCCGCCGATCCGTTGCTCAGCGGCCTGCGTGCCGACGATGGCGAGGTTGAAGCCGACGCCGCGTCAATCGCGCCTGCGGCTTCGCCTGCACCGGTGGTGACGGCAGAGATCCACGAGCCGGTTGCTGCACCGATCGCCGCTCAGGCGCCGTCGGTGACGCTGGCACCAGCCGCGCCGGCTTCGGTCAATCAGCACCCGGTAAGCGCACCGGCGCAAGACGCCACGCCGCCGCTGTACTCCTTCGAAATTCCGGAAGAAACGCCAGCGCCTAAGGCGACGCGCCCTGTCGATCCTTATCAGGACGACGATGAGCCGCGCCTGGGCAATTGGCAAGAGCCAGCTGCATCGCCGCAGCCGGCGCGTTCTCCCTTTGATTTTACCGCCGCGCAGCGCGACAGCGCCGACGCCAGCGGAGCAGGTGGTTTCAGCGCCACCGGCGCCAAGCCACAGCTGGATGCGGCAGCAACTGCCGCTGCGGGCGCCGCAGCGGCGACCTTCATGCCGGCCTTCACGGCCACCAGCGACGGTAACCCGCAGGTTAAGCAGGGCATTGGCCCTGAGCTGCCGCGGCCGAATCCGGTGCGAATCCCGACTCGTCGCGAACTGGCTTCTTACGGCATCAAGCTGCCTTCGCAGCGTGCCGCCGAGCAGGAACAGCGACAGGCCGAAGCGGAGCCTCAGCAGCCGACGGCGGTGAGCCCGCAGGAAGAAGAGGCGCTGCAGGAAGCTGCGTTGCGTCAGGCGTTTGCCGAGCAGCAAAGCCAACGCTACGGCGAAAGCTACGCGCCGGAGCAAGATGACGAAAGCGCCCTGCAGGAAGCCGAGCTGAGTAAGGCGTTTGCCGAACAGCAAAGCCAACGTTACGGCGAAGGCTATCAACAGGACGACGAAGAGGCGCTGCAAGAGGCCACGCTGCGCCAGGCGTTCGCCGAGCAGCAGCAGGCGCGCTACGGCCAGCAAGAACCGGCCCCGCAGGCGCCGGCTGCCAGCCCGGTCGATACCCGCAATGCTTTCAGCTTCTCGCCGATGGCGGATCTGGTGGACGATGGCCCGAGCGAGCCAATGTTCACGCTGTCGCCTCAGCTTGAAGAGCGCATTGAACAGCAAAGCGAGCAAGAGGACGACGTGCCGTTCGGACAGTTTGAGCCTGCAGCGCCGGCAGCCCAACCTCAGCAGCGGTATCAACAGCAGCCGCAGCAGCCGCAGCAGCCGCAGCCGCAGCAACAGCAGTATCAACAGCCGTCGCCGCAGCAATATCAGCAGCATCAGCAACCGGTGCAGCAGCAGTCTCAGCAACCCCAGGCCGAACAACATCCGGCGATGGATAGCCTGATTCATCCGTTCCTGATGCGCAACGATCTACCGTTGCAGAAACCGACCACGCCGCTGCCGACGCTGGATCTGCTGACCGAAGCGCCGAGAGAGGTGGAACCGGTCGATTCCTTCGCGTTGGAACAGAAGGCGCGCCTGGTGGAGGCCAGCCTGGCCGATTACCGCGTGAAAGCCGACGTGGTGGACATCCTGCCGGGGCCGGTGATCACCCGCTTCGAGCTGGATTTGGCGCCGGGCGTTAAAGCGGCGCGCATTTCCAACCTGTCGCGCGATCTGGCGCGCTCGCTGTCGACTTCGGCGGTGCGCGTAGTGGAAGTGATCCCCGGTAAGCCTTACGTCGGTCTGGAACTGCCGAACGCCAAGCGTCAAACGGTGTATCTGCGCGAAGTGCTGGATTGCCCGGCCTTCCGTGACAACCCGTCGCCGCTGTCCATCGTATTGGGTAAAGACATCTCCGGGGAACCGGTGGTGGCCGATCTGGGCAAAATGCCGCACTTGCTGGTCGCCGGTACCACCGGTTCCGGTAAGTCGGTCGGGGTCAACGCCATGATCCTGAGCATCCTGTATAAAGCCACGCCGAAAGAAGTGCGCTTTATCATGATCGACCCGAAAATGCTGGAGCTGTCGGTTTACGAAGGCATTCCGCACCTGTTGACCGATGTGGTCACCGACATGAAAGACGCCGCCAATGCGCTGCGTTGGTGCGTGGGTGAAATGGAACGCCGCTACAAGCTGATGTCGGCCCTGGGCGTACGTAACCTGGCCGGCTACAACGAGCGTGTCGATCAGGCCGAAGCGATGGGGCGCCCGATCCCGGATCCGTTCTGGAAACCGACCGACAGCATGGACATCACGCCGCCGGTGCTGGAGAAAGAGCCGTACATCGTGGTGATGGTCGACGAATTCGCCGATCTGATCATGACGGTCGGCAAGAAGGTCGAAGAGTTGATCGCTCGCTTGGCGCAGAAAGCGCGTGCGGCGGGTATCCACCTGGTGCTGGCGACCCAGCGTCCGTCGGTGGATGTGATCACCGGCCTGATCAAGGCCAACATCCCGACGCGTATCGCCTTTACCGTGTCGAGCAAGATCGACTCCCGCACCATCCTCGATCAGGGGGGCGCCGAGTCCTTACTGGGCATGGGTGACATGCTCTATCTGGCGCCAAACTCCTCGATTCCGGTGCGTGTACATGGCGCATTCGTGCGCGATCAGGAAGTGCACGCGGTGGTCAAGGATTGGAAAGCGCGCGAGCGGCCCCAATATAAAGAGGGCATTCTCAGCGGCGGCGAAGACGGCGAGGGCGGTGCCGGCGGCGGTATGGACGGTGACGAAGAGCTGGATCCGTTGTTTGACCAGGCGGTGGATTTCGTGGTGGATAAACGCCGCGCCTCTATCTCCGGCGTGCAGCGCCAGTTCCGCATCGGTTATAACCGCGCGGCGCGCATCATCGAACAGATGGAAGCGCAGGGCATTGTCAGCGAGCAGGGGCACAACGGCAACCGCGAGGTGCTGGCGCCACCGCGGCACGATTGA
- the lolA gene encoding outer membrane lipoprotein chaperone LolA: MKKLLVACCLLSGFASTSVLADAAQDLQSRLAKVNSFHASFSQTVTSADGAAVQQGEGELWVKRPNLFNWHMTSPDESVLVSDGQTLWFYNPFVEQVTATWLKNATGNTPFMLITRNNASDWKQYNVKQKGDDFELTPKSASGNLKQFAISVTNSGTIRSFAAVEQDGQRSSYTLKSQQNVAADPAKFKFTPPKGVTLDDQRQ, from the coding sequence ATGAAAAAACTGTTAGTTGCCTGCTGTCTGCTTTCGGGATTCGCTTCCACCTCCGTGTTGGCCGACGCCGCACAGGATCTGCAAAGTCGCCTGGCGAAGGTGAACAGTTTCCACGCCAGCTTCTCGCAAACCGTGACCAGCGCCGATGGCGCCGCGGTGCAGCAGGGGGAAGGCGAGCTGTGGGTGAAACGACCGAACCTCTTCAACTGGCACATGACATCGCCCGATGAGAGCGTGCTGGTCTCCGATGGCCAGACCCTGTGGTTCTATAACCCGTTCGTCGAGCAGGTGACGGCGACCTGGCTGAAAAACGCCACCGGCAATACGCCGTTTATGTTGATCACCCGCAATAATGCCAGCGACTGGAAACAGTACAACGTGAAGCAAAAGGGCGATGATTTCGAGCTGACGCCGAAGTCCGCCAGCGGCAACCTGAAGCAGTTCGCCATCAGCGTGACCAACAGCGGTACCATCCGCAGCTTTGCCGCAGTGGAACAGGATGGTCAGCGCAGTTCCTACACGCTGAAAAGCCAGCAGAATGTCGCCGCCGATCCGGCCAAATTCAAATTTACCCCGCCGAAGGGGGTGACGCTGGACGACCAGCGCCAGTGA
- a CDS encoding replication-associated recombination protein A, giving the protein MRPTTLAQYIGQQHLLAAGKPLPRAIEAGQLHSMILWGPPGTGKTTLAELIGRYGQADVERISAVTSGIKEIREAIERARQNRDAGRRTILFVDEVHRFNKSQQDAFLPHIEDGTITFIGATTENPSFELNSALLSRARVYLLKALTAEDIGQVLDQAMGDKARGFGGQNIELPAETRRLLSELVGGDARRALNSLEMMADMAEIDAKGVRVLTPELLKEVSGERSARFDNKGDRYYDLISALHKSVRGSAPDAALYWYARIITAGGDPLYVARRLLAIASEDVGNADPRGMQVAIAAWDCFTRVGPAEGERAIAQAIVYLACAPKSNAVYTAFKAAMRDAKEQADYDVPEHLRNAPTKLMKEMGLGAEYRYAHDEPNAYAAGENYFPPEMAHTRYYQPTSRGLEGKIGEKLAWLAEQDQNSPTKRYR; this is encoded by the coding sequence ATGCGGCCGACCACGCTGGCACAGTATATCGGCCAGCAGCACCTGCTGGCCGCCGGCAAGCCGCTGCCGCGCGCTATCGAGGCCGGGCAGCTGCACTCGATGATTTTATGGGGGCCGCCGGGCACCGGGAAGACGACGCTGGCAGAACTGATCGGCCGTTACGGCCAGGCGGATGTCGAACGGATCTCCGCCGTGACTTCCGGTATCAAGGAGATCCGCGAGGCGATCGAGCGGGCCCGGCAAAACCGCGACGCCGGCCGCCGCACCATCCTGTTCGTCGACGAAGTGCACCGCTTCAATAAGAGCCAGCAGGACGCTTTCCTGCCGCACATTGAAGACGGCACCATCACCTTTATCGGCGCTACCACCGAAAACCCGTCGTTCGAACTGAACTCGGCGTTGCTGTCCCGCGCCCGCGTCTATCTGTTGAAGGCGCTGACCGCCGAAGATATCGGCCAGGTGCTGGATCAGGCGATGGGCGACAAGGCGCGTGGCTTTGGCGGCCAGAATATCGAGCTGCCGGCGGAAACGCGCCGCCTGCTGTCGGAGCTGGTGGGCGGCGACGCGCGCCGGGCGCTGAACAGCCTGGAAATGATGGCGGACATGGCGGAGATCGATGCCAAAGGCGTGCGGGTGCTGACGCCGGAGCTGCTGAAAGAGGTGTCGGGCGAGCGCAGCGCGCGCTTCGACAACAAGGGTGACCGTTATTACGACCTGATTTCCGCGCTGCATAAATCGGTGCGTGGCTCGGCACCGGACGCCGCGCTGTACTGGTATGCGCGCATCATTACCGCCGGCGGCGATCCGCTCTATGTGGCCCGCCGTCTGTTGGCGATTGCCTCTGAAGACGTGGGCAACGCCGATCCGCGCGGCATGCAGGTGGCGATCGCCGCCTGGGATTGCTTCACCCGCGTGGGGCCGGCGGAGGGCGAGCGCGCCATCGCGCAGGCGATCGTTTATCTCGCCTGCGCGCCGAAGAGCAACGCGGTCTACACCGCGTTCAAGGCCGCCATGCGCGACGCCAAAGAGCAGGCCGATTATGACGTGCCGGAGCACCTGCGCAACGCGCCGACCAAGCTGATGAAGGAGATGGGGCTGGGGGCGGAGTACCGTTACGCCCACGACGAACCCAACGCCTACGCCGCCGGCGAGAACTATTTCCCGCCTGAAATGGCCCATACGCGCTACTATCAACCGACCTCGCGTGGGCTGGAAGGGAAAATCGGCGAAAAGTTGGCATGGCTGGCTGAGCAGGATCAAAATAGCCCGACAAAACGCTACCGCTAG
- the serS gene encoding serine--tRNA ligase: protein MLDPNLLRNELDAVAVKLARRGFKLDLDLLRSQEERRKVLQVETETLQAERNSRSKSIGAAKARGEDIEPLRREVNELGDKLDAAKAALDALQSEIRDYALTLPNLPDDAVPDGKDDSENLEVTRWGEPRQYDFAVRDHVDLGEMAGGLDFAAAVKLTGSRFVVMKGQIARMHRALSQFMLDLHTEQHGYLEAYVPYLVNHATLYGTGQLPKFGEDLFHTRPLEEEADSSNYALIPTAEVPLTNLVRDEIVEEESLPLKMTAHTPCFRAEAGSYGRDTRGLIRMHQFDKVEMVQIVRPEDSMDALEELTGHAEKVLQLLNLPYRKVLLCTGDMGFGACKTYDLEVWLPAQDTYREISSCSNMWDFQARRMQARCRSKADKKPRLVHTLNGSGLAVGRTLVAVLENYQQADGRIQVPEVLRPYMGGLEYIG, encoded by the coding sequence ATGCTCGATCCCAATCTGCTGCGTAATGAGCTAGACGCAGTCGCCGTCAAACTGGCTCGCCGAGGCTTTAAACTCGATCTGGATCTGCTGCGTTCGCAGGAAGAACGCCGCAAAGTTCTGCAGGTAGAAACTGAAACGCTGCAAGCGGAACGCAACTCCCGATCGAAATCCATCGGCGCGGCCAAAGCGCGTGGGGAAGACATCGAGCCGCTGCGTCGCGAAGTGAACGAGCTGGGTGACAAGCTGGATGCTGCCAAGGCGGCGCTGGATGCGCTGCAGAGCGAGATCCGCGATTACGCCCTGACGCTGCCTAACCTGCCGGACGACGCCGTACCGGATGGTAAAGACGACAGCGAAAACCTGGAAGTGACCCGCTGGGGCGAACCGCGCCAGTACGATTTCGCGGTGCGCGATCACGTCGATCTGGGTGAAATGGCCGGCGGGCTGGATTTTGCCGCTGCGGTTAAGCTGACCGGTTCGCGCTTCGTGGTAATGAAAGGGCAAATCGCTCGCATGCACCGCGCGCTGTCCCAGTTCATGCTGGATCTGCACACCGAACAGCACGGCTACCTGGAGGCCTACGTGCCTTATCTGGTCAACCACGCCACGCTGTACGGCACCGGCCAACTGCCGAAGTTCGGCGAAGACCTGTTCCATACCCGCCCGCTGGAAGAAGAAGCCGACAGCAGCAACTACGCGCTGATCCCAACGGCGGAAGTGCCGCTGACTAACCTGGTGCGCGACGAGATCGTGGAAGAGGAATCTCTGCCGCTGAAGATGACCGCACACACGCCATGCTTCCGTGCGGAAGCCGGTTCTTACGGCCGCGATACCCGTGGTTTGATCCGCATGCACCAGTTCGACAAAGTCGAGATGGTGCAGATCGTTCGTCCGGAAGATTCGATGGATGCCCTGGAAGAGCTGACAGGTCACGCAGAAAAAGTGCTGCAGCTGCTGAATCTGCCTTACCGCAAGGTGCTGCTGTGCACCGGCGACATGGGCTTCGGTGCGTGCAAGACCTACGATCTGGAAGTGTGGCTGCCGGCGCAGGATACCTACCGTGAGATCTCGTCCTGTTCAAACATGTGGGACTTCCAGGCACGTCGTATGCAGGCGCGCTGCCGCAGCAAGGCCGACAAGAAACCGCGTCTGGTTCACACCCTGAACGGCTCGGGTCTGGCGGTTGGCCGTACGCTGGTGGCGGTGCTGGAAAACTACCAGCAGGCCGACGGCCGCATTCAGGTACCTGAAGTGCTGCGTCCTTATATGGGCGGCCTGGAATACATCGGCTGA
- a CDS encoding DUF1801 domain-containing protein, whose protein sequence is MNQANDAAVEALLADIGSTQGELLAIVQQVRQAAAASGNDVTESVKYGGIMFSHTHFFCGVFAYRHHVTVEFGHGYRLADRYHQLEGSGQYRRHIKLHSPGEVKSKHLADYIKQAYALATG, encoded by the coding sequence ATGAATCAGGCAAATGATGCGGCGGTAGAGGCCCTGCTGGCGGACATCGGCAGCACGCAGGGTGAGCTGCTGGCCATCGTGCAGCAGGTACGCCAGGCCGCTGCGGCAAGTGGTAACGACGTCACCGAATCGGTCAAATACGGCGGTATCATGTTCTCGCATACCCACTTTTTCTGCGGCGTTTTTGCCTACCGCCACCACGTCACGGTGGAGTTCGGTCACGGCTACCGGCTGGCAGACCGTTATCACCAGCTCGAAGGCAGCGGCCAATATCGGCGGCACATCAAGCTCCACTCGCCCGGCGAGGTGAAAAGCAAGCATCTGGCGGACTACATTAAACAGGCTTATGCGCTGGCGACAGGCTGA
- a CDS encoding MFS transporter, giving the protein MSAYSRPVLLLLCGLLLLTVSIAVLNTLVPLWLTHAQLSTWQVGMVSSSYFSGNLLGTLVAGKLIQRVGFTRSYHLSCLVFAAATAGMVLSIDFWSWLGWRFFAGVGCAWIWVIVESALLRSGNLSNRGQLLAAYMIVYYLGTVTGQLLLSMTSTELLHVVPWVTAIVISAMLPMLFARVNRHEDEPQQAAVWTMLRRRSARLGINGCIISGIVLGSLYGLMPLYLSHQGMSDANVGYWMALLVSSGIVGQWPVGRLADRYGRLLVLRIQVFVVILASVAMLGNYAMAPSLFILGCAGFTLYPVAMSWACEKALPHELVAMNQALLMSYTIGSLLGPSMTALLMQNYSDRVLFVMIAAVALVYLLMLLKKQKPDHHHTPFAAA; this is encoded by the coding sequence ATGTCCGCATACTCCCGCCCAGTGCTCTTATTGCTCTGCGGCCTCTTGCTGCTCACGGTATCCATTGCCGTTTTGAATACGTTAGTGCCTCTTTGGTTAACCCATGCTCAGCTGTCGACCTGGCAGGTGGGAATGGTCAGCTCCTCTTATTTCAGCGGCAACCTGTTGGGCACGCTGGTGGCGGGCAAACTGATCCAGCGCGTCGGCTTTACCCGCAGCTATCATCTTTCTTGTCTGGTGTTCGCCGCCGCGACGGCCGGCATGGTGCTGTCGATCGACTTCTGGAGCTGGCTGGGCTGGCGCTTCTTCGCCGGTGTCGGCTGCGCCTGGATCTGGGTGATCGTGGAGAGCGCGTTGTTGCGCAGCGGCAACTTGAGCAACCGCGGCCAGCTGCTGGCGGCCTATATGATAGTCTATTACCTCGGTACGGTGACCGGCCAATTGTTGTTGAGCATGACCTCAACCGAATTGCTGCATGTGGTGCCGTGGGTGACCGCCATTGTGATCAGCGCCATGCTGCCGATGCTGTTTGCGCGGGTCAACCGCCATGAAGACGAGCCGCAGCAGGCGGCGGTGTGGACAATGCTGAGACGCCGCAGCGCGCGCCTGGGTATCAATGGCTGCATCATCTCCGGCATCGTGCTCGGTTCGCTGTATGGCCTGATGCCGCTGTACCTCTCCCATCAGGGCATGAGCGACGCCAACGTCGGTTACTGGATGGCGCTGCTGGTCAGCTCCGGCATCGTCGGCCAGTGGCCGGTCGGGCGCCTGGCTGATCGCTATGGGCGGCTGCTGGTGCTGCGCATTCAGGTGTTCGTGGTTATCCTCGCCAGCGTGGCGATGCTCGGTAACTACGCCATGGCGCCTTCGCTGTTTATCCTCGGCTGCGCCGGCTTTACCCTGTACCCGGTGGCGATGTCCTGGGCCTGTGAGAAAGCGCTGCCGCACGAGTTGGTGGCGATGAACCAGGCGCTGTTGATGAGTTACACCATCGGCAGCCTGCTGGGCCCGTCGATGACGGCGCTGCTGATGCAAAACTACTCCGACCGCGTGCTATTCGTGATGATCGCCGCCGTGGCGCTGGTTTACCTGCTGATGCTGCTGAAGAAGCAGAAGCCGGACCATCATCACACCCCATTCGCCGCCGCCTGA
- the pflA gene encoding pyruvate formate lyase 1-activating protein, protein MSVTGRIHSFESCGTVDGPGIRFIVFFQGCLMRCLYCHNRDTWDTHGGKEVTVEELMKDAVAYRHFMNASGGGVTASGGEAILQAEFVRDWFRACHAEGINTCLDTNGFVRRYDPVIDELLDTTDLVMLDLKQMNDEIHQNLVGVSNHRTLEFARYLAKRNQRTWIRYVVVPGWSDDDKSAHLLGEFTKDMSNIEKIELLPYHELGKHKWVAMGEEYKLDGVHPPKAETMDRVKGILESYGHKVIY, encoded by the coding sequence ATGTCAGTAACTGGTCGCATCCACTCCTTCGAATCCTGCGGCACCGTCGACGGGCCAGGGATCCGCTTTATCGTCTTCTTCCAGGGCTGCCTGATGCGCTGCCTCTATTGCCATAACCGCGACACCTGGGACACCCACGGCGGCAAAGAAGTGACCGTCGAAGAGCTGATGAAAGACGCGGTGGCTTACCGCCACTTCATGAACGCCTCCGGCGGCGGCGTGACCGCATCCGGCGGCGAGGCGATCCTGCAGGCTGAATTCGTACGCGACTGGTTCCGCGCCTGCCACGCCGAAGGCATCAATACCTGCCTGGACACCAATGGCTTCGTACGTCGCTACGATCCGGTGATCGATGAGCTGCTGGACACCACCGATCTGGTGATGCTGGATCTGAAACAGATGAACGACGAGATCCACCAAAACCTGGTCGGCGTCTCCAACCACCGCACGCTGGAATTCGCTCGCTACCTGGCGAAACGCAATCAACGTACCTGGATCCGCTACGTGGTGGTGCCGGGTTGGTCAGACGACGATAAATCGGCGCACCTGCTGGGCGAATTCACCAAAGACATGAGCAACATCGAGAAAATCGAGCTGCTGCCCTATCACGAGTTGGGCAAGCACAAATGGGTGGCGATGGGGGAAGAGTACAAGCTGGACGGTGTGCACCCGCCGAAGGCCGAGACCATGGATCGCGTCAAAGGCATCCTGGAAAGCTACGGCCACAAAGTGATCTACTGA